One genomic segment of Mycolicibacterium chubuense NBB4 includes these proteins:
- a CDS encoding FAD-binding protein: MNIHEDGMTDQRYDHTVDVLVVGSGGGGMTAALAAEAAGLDTLVVEKSPRFGGSTALSGGGIWVPGAPSQRREGHVPDPDAVMTYLKHITGGLVSDARLRAYVDAAPEMMKFLENSSTWLEFVWKPGYADYYPEAPGGSALGSTINVPAIDLRALGDEEQNLLAPLALAPKGIWFAPKDLRLFYQVRQSWRGKAVLLKLIWRMVRARVFGDRMAAIGQSLAARLRLAMKQHDIPLWLSAPMVELITDVDGAVVGAVVEKDGRAVRVNARHGVILASGGFDHDMAWRREHLPELARVHELAGAEKDWSFGNPAAMGDGIRAGEKVGASTELLDEAWWFPAICWPDGRLQFMLNERMMPSQFVVNGDGKRFINEAAPYMDFAHAMIEGQRSGVTHIPCWLITDIRSFHRYVVAGHLPIPKVPFAPVPTGRTVPAAWLESGVVKQGDTWEELARQIGVPPTRLRDTAERFNTLALSGHDDDFNRGDSSYDNYYGDPTLPNPNLYPLGKPPYLAFQIILGDLGTSGGLRTDEHARVLRADDSVISGLYAVGNASAAVMGRSYAGAGATIGPAMTFGYVAARHIADNSLTSQSPELQGGNQK, from the coding sequence ATGAACATCCACGAGGACGGCATGACGGATCAGCGTTACGACCACACCGTCGACGTTCTGGTCGTCGGTTCGGGCGGCGGGGGGATGACCGCTGCCCTGGCCGCCGAGGCCGCCGGGCTGGACACGCTGGTGGTCGAGAAGTCGCCGCGGTTCGGCGGTTCCACGGCGCTGTCGGGGGGCGGCATCTGGGTGCCGGGAGCACCGTCGCAGCGTCGCGAGGGTCACGTGCCCGATCCCGACGCCGTGATGACCTACCTGAAGCACATCACCGGGGGACTGGTCAGCGACGCGCGGTTGCGCGCCTATGTCGACGCGGCGCCGGAGATGATGAAGTTCCTCGAGAACAGCAGCACGTGGCTGGAATTCGTGTGGAAGCCCGGCTATGCCGACTACTATCCCGAAGCCCCTGGCGGCTCGGCGCTGGGGAGCACCATCAACGTGCCCGCCATCGATCTGCGCGCGCTCGGTGACGAGGAGCAGAACCTGCTCGCTCCGTTGGCGTTGGCGCCCAAGGGCATCTGGTTCGCACCCAAGGACTTACGGCTCTTCTATCAGGTGCGCCAATCGTGGCGCGGTAAAGCCGTTCTGCTGAAACTGATCTGGCGGATGGTCCGGGCACGGGTGTTCGGTGACCGGATGGCCGCCATCGGGCAGTCGCTCGCGGCGCGACTCCGGCTGGCGATGAAGCAGCACGACATCCCGCTGTGGCTCAGTGCACCCATGGTGGAGCTGATCACCGACGTCGACGGGGCGGTCGTCGGGGCGGTCGTCGAGAAGGACGGACGCGCGGTTCGCGTCAACGCCCGACACGGGGTCATCCTGGCCAGCGGTGGCTTCGACCACGACATGGCCTGGCGCCGCGAGCATCTGCCCGAGCTCGCCCGCGTCCATGAGCTCGCCGGAGCCGAGAAAGACTGGAGCTTCGGCAATCCCGCCGCGATGGGCGACGGCATCCGGGCGGGGGAGAAGGTCGGTGCGTCGACGGAGCTGCTGGACGAAGCCTGGTGGTTCCCGGCGATCTGCTGGCCGGACGGCCGGTTGCAGTTCATGCTCAACGAACGCATGATGCCGTCGCAGTTCGTCGTCAACGGTGACGGCAAGCGGTTCATCAACGAGGCGGCGCCCTACATGGACTTCGCTCACGCGATGATCGAGGGCCAGCGTTCGGGGGTGACCCACATCCCGTGCTGGCTCATCACCGACATCCGCTCGTTCCACCGTTACGTCGTGGCCGGACACCTCCCCATCCCCAAGGTGCCGTTCGCACCCGTGCCGACCGGCCGGACGGTGCCTGCGGCGTGGCTCGAGTCCGGGGTGGTGAAACAAGGCGACACGTGGGAGGAACTCGCCCGCCAGATCGGGGTACCGCCGACCCGGTTGCGCGACACCGCCGAGCGGTTCAACACCCTGGCGCTCTCGGGTCACGACGACGACTTCAACCGCGGCGACAGTTCCTACGACAACTACTACGGCGACCCGACGCTGCCCAACCCGAACCTGTATCCCCTCGGCAAGCCGCCGTACCTCGCGTTCCAGATCATCCTCGGCGACCTCGGCACCTCGGGCGGCTTACGCACCGATGAGCACGCCCGGGTGCTGCGCGCAGACGACAGCGTGATCAGCGGTCTCTACGCGGTGGGCAACGCTTCGGCCGCGGTGATGGGCCGCAGCTACGCCGGTGCCGGCGCCACCATCGGGCCGGCCATGACGTTCGGCTACGTGGCCGCGCGCCACATCGCCGACAACTCCCTTACGTCCCAGTCACCCGAACTTCAAGGAGGTAACCAGAAGTGA
- a CDS encoding IclR family transcriptional regulator, protein MNRPSGAASRVLASGERSDPPAPPPANAVAAGGVPGSQTLARGLNALQLVASSPTGMTVNQVADDIGVHRTIAYRLLSTLAQYRFVAKGEDGRYRSAAALAVLGASFDNNVRQLCVPTLRNLADELGTTVSLLVAEGDQQVAVAVMVPTNVYYQLAFHEGSRYPLERGAAGIALLASMPPRPGERDLVPQTRQRGWVITHGEIEPNTYGLAVPVRRRPPSPPTCLNLISHREDVVLGGRGSVIKAADELSAILS, encoded by the coding sequence ATGAACCGACCGTCCGGCGCCGCAAGCCGAGTGCTCGCCTCCGGTGAGCGGAGCGACCCGCCTGCGCCCCCGCCCGCGAACGCCGTTGCCGCAGGCGGTGTCCCGGGTTCCCAGACACTGGCCCGGGGACTCAACGCCCTGCAGCTGGTCGCCAGTTCACCGACGGGGATGACGGTCAACCAGGTCGCCGACGACATCGGGGTTCACCGCACCATCGCTTACCGGTTGCTCAGCACCCTGGCCCAATACCGGTTCGTCGCCAAAGGAGAGGACGGCCGCTACCGCTCCGCCGCCGCGCTGGCGGTGCTCGGGGCGTCCTTCGACAACAACGTCCGTCAACTGTGCGTGCCCACGCTGCGCAACCTCGCCGACGAACTGGGCACCACCGTCTCGCTGCTGGTCGCCGAAGGTGATCAGCAGGTGGCCGTCGCCGTGATGGTCCCCACGAACGTTTACTACCAGTTGGCTTTTCACGAGGGCAGCCGGTATCCGCTCGAGCGCGGCGCCGCGGGCATCGCGCTGCTGGCGAGCATGCCGCCCCGGCCGGGCGAGCGCGACCTGGTCCCCCAGACCCGCCAGCGCGGCTGGGTGATCACCCACGGCGAGATCGAGCCCAACACCTACGGTCTGGCGGTGCCGGTGCGGCGCAGACCCCCCTCGCCGCCGACATGCCTCAATCTCATCTCCCACCGCGAAGACGTCGTGCTGGGCGGGCGCGGATCGGTCATCAAGGCCGCCGATGAACTCTCGGCGATCTTGAGCTAG
- a CDS encoding bifunctional 3-(3-hydroxy-phenyl)propionate/3-hydroxycinnamic acid hydroxylase — MSAEQFDVVIVGAGPSGLTLANILGLQGVSTLVVEERDTLIDYPRGVGLDDEALRTFQSIGLVEQVLPHTVPNQILRFFDAKRNLLAEMAPPDARFGWPKRNGFVQPMVDAELFGGLRRFDHVAVRFGHCMQTCVEAEDGVTVEFADGRPPVRARYVVGCDGGRSATRRLMGVPFDGTTSPTRWLVVDCANDPLGHPNSEVGADPARPYVSIAIAHGIRRFEFLIHPDESDEQADDPAFVRRMLASRVPYPERVDMIRHRVYTHHSRIAGSFRKGRLLLAGDAAHLMPVWQGQGYNSGIRDAVNLGWKLAAVVTGQAGDALLDTYDAERRKHARAMIDLSTMVGRVISPTNKRVAAMRDRVIHAASVVPTLKRYVLEMRFKPMPRYLQGAVHHDPTPSPNSPTGTLFIQPRVDTRDAQNVLLDDVLGSGFAVLCWSNNMRAVLGDHAFDRWKALGARFIEARPMTQLHWPGHDDGDVVVVGDRTGALKSWFDASTDSVLFLRPDRCIAGACIAQRAAEVSEALFCVLHLSPLPQKGGSGSDGSNLDGKSDSAVLHVAQPTAEPSGTVTGTA; from the coding sequence ATGAGCGCCGAGCAGTTCGACGTCGTGATCGTCGGGGCCGGGCCGTCCGGCCTGACGCTGGCGAACATCCTGGGTCTGCAGGGTGTTTCGACGCTCGTGGTGGAGGAGCGCGACACCCTCATCGACTACCCCCGAGGAGTCGGCCTCGACGACGAGGCGCTGCGCACCTTCCAGTCCATCGGCCTGGTCGAGCAGGTGCTGCCGCACACCGTGCCGAATCAGATCCTGCGGTTCTTCGACGCCAAGCGGAACCTGCTGGCAGAGATGGCACCGCCGGACGCGCGCTTCGGCTGGCCCAAGCGCAACGGCTTCGTCCAGCCGATGGTCGACGCCGAACTGTTCGGCGGGCTGCGACGTTTCGACCACGTAGCGGTCCGCTTCGGGCACTGCATGCAGACGTGCGTCGAAGCCGAGGACGGCGTGACCGTCGAGTTCGCCGACGGCCGGCCGCCGGTGCGCGCGCGCTACGTCGTGGGGTGCGACGGCGGCCGCAGCGCCACGCGCCGGCTCATGGGCGTGCCGTTCGACGGCACGACGTCGCCCACCCGCTGGCTGGTCGTCGACTGCGCGAACGATCCACTGGGACATCCGAACAGCGAGGTCGGAGCCGACCCCGCACGTCCCTATGTGTCGATCGCGATCGCTCACGGCATCCGCCGTTTCGAATTCCTGATCCACCCCGACGAGTCCGACGAGCAGGCCGACGATCCGGCCTTCGTCCGGCGCATGCTCGCCAGCCGGGTGCCCTACCCGGAGCGCGTCGACATGATCCGGCACCGCGTCTACACCCATCACTCGCGCATCGCCGGCTCGTTCCGCAAAGGGCGGCTGCTGCTCGCCGGCGACGCGGCCCACCTCATGCCGGTCTGGCAGGGCCAGGGTTACAACAGCGGCATCCGCGACGCCGTCAACCTCGGCTGGAAGCTCGCCGCCGTGGTGACCGGACAGGCCGGCGACGCGCTGCTCGACACCTACGACGCCGAACGCCGCAAGCACGCCCGCGCGATGATCGACCTGTCGACGATGGTCGGCCGTGTCATCTCTCCGACCAACAAGCGGGTCGCCGCGATGCGGGACCGTGTCATCCACGCCGCCTCCGTGGTCCCCACCCTCAAGCGCTATGTGCTCGAGATGCGGTTCAAGCCGATGCCGCGCTATCTGCAGGGCGCGGTCCATCACGACCCGACACCGTCACCGAACTCACCGACCGGCACCCTGTTCATCCAGCCCCGCGTCGACACGCGCGACGCGCAGAACGTGCTGCTCGACGATGTCCTCGGTTCCGGATTCGCCGTGCTGTGCTGGAGCAACAACATGCGGGCCGTCCTCGGCGATCACGCGTTCGATCGCTGGAAAGCCCTGGGCGCGAGATTCATCGAGGCTCGGCCGATGACACAGTTGCACTGGCCGGGACACGACGACGGCGACGTGGTGGTCGTCGGCGACCGCACGGGTGCGCTGAAATCGTGGTTCGACGCCTCGACCGACTCCGTCCTGTTCCTGCGCCCCGACCGCTGCATCGCGGGCGCGTGCATCGCCCAACGCGCCGCGGAGGTCTCGGAGGCGCTGTTCTGCGTGCTGCACCTGTCCCCGCTGCCCCAGAAAGGAGGCTCCGGTTCTGATGGCTCCAACCTCGACGGCAAGTCAGACAGCGCTGTGCTGCATGTCGCACAGCCCACTGCTGAACCTTCCGGGACCGTCACGGGAACTGCTTGA
- a CDS encoding 3-carboxyethylcatechol 2,3-dioxygenase, translated as MSHSPLLNLPGPSRELLDDIEAAIATAREFVTAFDPELVVIFSPDHYNGFFYRAMPPFCIGTAAEGVGDYGTYRGRLDVPADLATDCARAVLDDDVDVAISAAMQVDHGTVQPLQKLFGDATAKPVIPVFVNSVATPLGPIRRVRALGAAVGRYLASLGQRVLIIGSGGLSHDPPVPTLATAPPAALDRIVHGVPMTAEQRQARQVAVIDAAREFASGRGALAPLNPEWDHAFLDLLDTQRLSEVDEWDNSWIAEQAGNSAHEVRTWVAAFAALAAQGGYQTGNRFYRAAPELIAGFAIRTAVSAP; from the coding sequence ATGTCGCACAGCCCACTGCTGAACCTTCCGGGACCGTCACGGGAACTGCTTGACGACATCGAAGCGGCGATCGCCACCGCTCGCGAGTTCGTCACCGCCTTCGACCCGGAGCTCGTGGTCATCTTCTCGCCCGACCACTACAACGGCTTCTTCTACAGGGCGATGCCGCCGTTCTGCATCGGTACCGCCGCCGAGGGTGTCGGCGACTACGGCACGTATCGGGGCCGCCTGGACGTGCCGGCGGATCTCGCAACCGATTGCGCGCGAGCGGTTCTCGACGACGATGTCGACGTGGCGATCTCGGCGGCCATGCAGGTCGACCACGGGACGGTGCAGCCGTTGCAGAAGCTTTTCGGTGACGCCACGGCCAAGCCGGTCATCCCCGTGTTCGTCAATTCGGTCGCCACGCCGCTCGGTCCGATCCGGCGGGTTCGTGCGCTGGGGGCCGCCGTCGGCCGGTACCTCGCCTCGCTGGGTCAGCGGGTGCTGATCATCGGATCCGGCGGGCTCTCGCACGACCCACCGGTGCCCACGCTGGCCACCGCCCCGCCGGCGGCCCTCGACAGGATCGTGCACGGGGTGCCGATGACGGCCGAACAGCGGCAGGCCCGCCAGGTCGCAGTGATCGACGCGGCGCGCGAATTCGCCTCGGGTCGGGGCGCTCTGGCTCCGTTGAACCCGGAGTGGGACCATGCTTTCCTCGACCTGCTCGACACGCAGCGCCTCTCCGAAGTCGACGAATGGGACAACTCCTGGATCGCCGAGCAGGCGGGCAACTCCGCGCACGAGGTGAGGACCTGGGTGGCGGCGTTCGCTGCACTGGCGGCCCAGGGCGGCTATCAGACGGGTAACCGGTTCTACCGCGCCGCACCGGAACTCATCGCAGGCTTCGCCATCAGAACGGCGGTGAGCGCCCCATGA
- a CDS encoding alpha/beta fold hydrolase has protein sequence MSEFESVWSDLQGVAFSQGYLDAGGVRTRYLHAGDPAEPCLVFLHGSGGHAEAYVRNLEAHAEHFSTWSIDMLGHGYTDKPGHPLEIPHYVDHLLAFLTAIGADRAHISGESLGGWVAARAAADHPDRIDRLVLNTAGGSQADPEVMRRIITLSMAAAENPTWETVQARIKWLMADKSKDYDDIVASRQRVYRQPGFVDAMRDIMALQDPEIRARNLLGPKEYGAISAPTLVVWTSDDPTADVEEGRRIASMIPGARFEVMPGCGHWPQYEDAKTFDRLHVDFLLGRR, from the coding sequence GTGTCGGAGTTCGAGAGCGTGTGGAGCGACCTGCAGGGCGTCGCATTCTCGCAGGGCTATCTCGACGCCGGCGGCGTGCGGACGCGGTACCTGCACGCCGGTGACCCCGCCGAGCCGTGCCTGGTTTTCCTGCACGGATCGGGCGGCCACGCCGAGGCGTACGTCCGCAACCTCGAGGCACACGCCGAGCACTTCTCGACCTGGTCGATCGACATGCTCGGTCACGGCTACACCGACAAGCCGGGGCACCCCCTCGAGATTCCGCACTATGTCGACCACCTGCTGGCCTTTCTGACCGCGATCGGCGCAGACCGGGCGCACATCAGCGGTGAGTCCCTTGGCGGCTGGGTCGCGGCGCGCGCGGCCGCCGACCATCCCGACCGCATCGACCGCCTGGTGCTGAACACGGCCGGCGGTTCACAGGCCGACCCCGAAGTGATGAGACGCATCATCACGCTGTCGATGGCGGCGGCCGAGAACCCCACCTGGGAAACCGTGCAGGCGCGCATCAAGTGGCTCATGGCGGACAAGTCGAAGGACTACGACGACATCGTGGCGAGTCGGCAGCGGGTCTACCGTCAACCCGGGTTCGTCGACGCGATGCGCGACATCATGGCGCTGCAGGACCCCGAGATCCGGGCCCGAAACCTGCTCGGCCCGAAGGAGTACGGGGCCATCAGCGCGCCCACACTGGTGGTGTGGACCAGTGACGACCCGACCGCGGACGTCGAGGAAGGCCGGCGCATCGCGTCGATGATCCCGGGGGCGCGGTTCGAGGTCATGCCCGGCTGCGGCCACTGGCCGCAGTACGAGGACGCCAAGACGTTCGACAGGCTCCATGTGGACTTTCTCCTGGGTAGGCGATGA